cccatgtaattcacctctgctattgcaggattctcaggatcataagcttcttcttcagaagatgcctctttagtactgttggatgattccttcaatccattcagactctgagagatcctattgacttgctgagtcaatattttattctgagccaatatggcattcagagtatcaatttcaagaactcccttcctcataggcgtctcattactcacaggattcctgtcagaagtgtacatgaactggcaggtgcagtaaagtcaccaagcatcttccttgcattgttattattttcgaccatgtctccttctttttcgaaaatttctgtcagattttctccagagagttgtgctttagcttcccttagcttccttttcagagttctttcaggttcaggatcagcttcaacaagaatgttcttgtcattgttcctgctcatatgaaaaagaagagaacagaaaatatggaatcctctatgtcacagtatagagattcctttatgtgagtagaagaagatatgaatagaagaaggagaatccaaacacaagggtgaggagtaggttcgaattcttagttgaagaggagtgttagtaaataaataaataaatagaaggaggtgagggagaagaattttcgaaaattagataaaataaaagtatttttgtttttaaattaaaaattaaaaattaaaattaaaaattcgaaaattaagcaaggaaaattaaatcaaattgaattaaatttaaaacaattagttaattcaaaaaggaattttgaaaaaggtgaagatgattttcgaaaattagagatagaattagttaggtagttttgaaaaagatatgattgaaacaaaaggataggattaattaaaaaaaaaatttgaaaattaattttgaaaagataagaagttagaaaagattttgaaattgattttgaaaagatgtgattgaaacttattttgaaaaagatttgaaaaagaaatttaaaaagatttaattttgaaattaaagttgattacttgactaacaagaaactaaaaagatatgagtctagagtttaaagattgaacctttcttattaggcaagtaacaaacttaaaaattttgaatcaatcacattaattgttagcattaatttcgaaaatatgaaataaaaataagaaaaagattttgaaaataattttgaaaggttcgaaattatgaaagaaaaaaaattgaaaaagatttgatttttgaaaaagatttgaaaaagataaaatttttaaattgaaaatttgatttgactcataagaaacaactagattttaaaaatttttgaaaaagtcaactcaaattttcgaatttgatgagaagaaaaagggaaagatatttttttgatttttggatttttaatgatgaaagagaaaaacatcaaaaagactcaaaacatgaaaattatgaatcaaaacaagaaaaatatgcaagaacactttgaatgcaaagatgaacaccaagaatactttgaatgtcaagatgaacaccaagaacttatttttgaaaaagttttaagaaaagaaaaacatgcaagatatcaaacttagaaattttcaataattagactctaacaaattaaaattgcatatggaaaacaagaaaagatgcaaaacaagaaaacatgaagatcaaataagaggattcatcaagaacaacttgaagatcatgaagaatgcatgatgaattttcaaaaaattaaaggaaaattaaaacacATGCAATTGacgccaaacttaaaaactgatataagactcaaacaagaaacataaaatatttttggttttatgattttattaaaaaaaattttggatttttcgaaaattatttagaaaaagcaaaataaggatttcaaaatttttaataggaattctaggaatcttgcagtgttagtctaaagctccagtccaggaattagacatggcttactagccagccaagcttttagtgaaagctctggtccaaaacactagacatggccaatggccagccaagcttcagcatacaaatcaagcatacaacagctgatacttcatccaacttcatatgctgataaatggaagcctcggtccaaatgaattagacatggctttacagccagccaggcttcaacgtgcttcatgaaactctagaattctttcttaaaaattctgaataaaaatatatttttgaaaataattttttttttgaaaataagaataataaaaacaaaaaggttaaaattaaaataaaattacctaatttaaGCAActagatgaactgtcagttgtccaaactcgaacaatccccggcaacggcgccaaaaacttggtgcgcagaaatcgtgacggttccattccttggtaacggcgctaaaaactcaatacgcacgttcataatcttagttctttgtcacaacttcgcacaactaaccagcaagtgcactgggtcgtccaagtaacaaaccttacgtgagtaaggatcgatcccatggagattgtcggcttgaagcaagctatggtcaccttgtaaatctcagtcaggcggattcaattgattatggagatttagtaattaaaagataaataaaatataaaataaagatagtgatacttatgtaattcattggtgagaatttcagataagcgtatagagatgcgttcgttcctcctgaacctctgcttttctattgtcttcatccaatcattcatactcctttctatggaaagttgtatgttaggcatcaccgttgtcaatggctacatcctgtcctctcagtgaaaatggtccaatgcgctgtcactgcatggctaatcatctgtcggttctcgattatactggaataggatccattgatccttttgcgtctgtcactacgcccagcactcgcgagtttgaagctcgtcgcatccatcccttcccagatcctaatcggaataccacagacaaagtttagacttttcggatcttaaGAATggtcgtccatggattctaacttataccacgaagattctgattaaggaatctcaaagatactcattcaatctaaggtagaacggaagtggttgtcaggcacgtgttcataggttgggaatgatgatgactgtcacgatcatcacattcatattgaagtacgaatgaatatcttagaattggaataagattgaattgaatagaaaaacgatagtactttgtattaattcattaggaacagcagagctccacaccttaatctatggtgtgtagaaactctaccgttgaaaatacataagtgataatggagttcattggtttTGGCCCCAgtggggaaccggagtaaccaagactaaaaatgatccgaagatgtaaatataatagtaaaaagtcctatttatgctaaactagttactagggtttacagaattgagtaaatgatgcagaaattcactttctggggcccacttgttgtgtgcttgggctaagaattgagctttacacgtgtagcggcttctcttggagttgaacgccagtttgtaacctgtttctggcctttaactccactttgcaacctgtttctggcgtttaactccagaatgcaacatggaactgacgttgaatgccagtttgtgtcatctaaacttgggcaaaatatggactattatatatttctggaaagctctggatgtctactttccaacgcaattaagatcgcgccatttggagttctgtagctccagaaaatccactttgagtgcagggaggtcagaatccaacagcaactgcagtccttcttcaacctctgaatctgatttttgctcaagtccctcaatttcagccagaaaatacctgaaatcacagaaaaatacacaaactcatagtaaagtccagaaatgtaatttttatttaaaaactaataaaaatatactaaaaactaacaaaatcatactgaaaactatgtaaaaataatgccaaaaagcgtataaattatccgctcatcacatatatatgttcttggagattgacttacttttaaccaagtaagtagAATTATTTTTGCacttagttgcattcatatagataggtgcatatagtttatttgcattgaataaatgttcatacccttttcttgtccttctttattcttagcatgaggacatgcttagtttaagtgtggggagatttgataaatcccgattttgtggtttatcttgtgcttaatttgggagattttatcaccttttcccacatttattcaataaaatagcatggttttgtaattctccctaaatttgtgcttaagtgtaaaaacatactttttaggtcttaaaatagctgaatttaactcactttaattccattcgatgccttgatatgttttttgagtgacttcaggttcataaggcaagtattggatggaagaagtgaggagaaaaagcatgcaaagtgggagaactcatgaagaaatgaaggaaccgtaaagctgtcaagtctgacctctttgcactcaatcaaccataacttgagctacagaggtccaaataaggcggtttcaattgcattggaaagctaacatcctgggcttcaaaataatataaaattcgcCATATTTTGCTTTGTGTTTAGGGGCGGgcacgcgccatgtacacgtGCGTGCCGATGCTGCtcatggcccactaaagtgaaatcgaccccagcgatttctgaagcactttgggcccaacccaactcatttctaatgctatttcatgcagaattcaagcttgggcaagggagagcaattgtttgtagcattagcatcatgtaggttagtttctagagagagaagctccctcttctctctagaattaggttaggttaatccatctcAGACCTAGGCATgatttcttgatttcatcttgttttcttttacaattttttgtttctactactctattcttcttagttctcttgttaattttacttttatatttatgaatactcatgttgaatttgtttatatttaaaaaaatttaatgtttggtgttcttttattgatgatttgagttgttgatttacttttcttgcaattggtagattggtagatttattattcttgcatttttaccatgctttccttttatgccttccaagtgtttgacaaaatgcttggttggattttagagtagaattttatgctcttgtcttgggaaggtaacttaggaactcttgagttactaatgtccaagtgattgacgattgggagccattaacactagatctcactaattaatttggtatagaactaggacttatggacttggattgacatagctcatttgactttcctttattagttagaggatgacttaatggggttgatccttgccaattctcatgttgtggttagtgataaggatagagatccttgaccgccaacctttgccaaggcctttttagttgttagtttattttcattgttatttacatttcatgtcgcttatcccaaaaaccccccaaaatatctcatagccaataattgagcacttcattgcaattccttgtgagacgacccggagtttaaatatttcggttaatttttatttggggtttgttacatgtgacaaccaatatttttttatgtgagaattgtttgttggtgtagaactatacttgcaacgaaaattcattcattttatgtgaaattctataccgacacgacaattttcaCTAATCAGATACAGATAGCTAGAGAGATTTGGGGAGGCAGTTATTTAGATAAGCATAAGCTGCCTCTTTGAATTGTGCTTGACCTCTTTAAGGAGGTCAGGTATGTAGTAGGGACCACCCTCTTAGGCAGGCCTTTTATCCTTATTGAGTCTGACTTTTGTGTTTTGGGTTAGGTTATGAACAAGAAGTATGTGAGTCATTCTTATATTAGCATAGCATTCCATCAGTTAAGTGCCTATCTTACGTCCAAATTGGGCAGAAAATCTCACTTTCTCCTCAACACGGTGTAGCAGAATTGTGCCTCCTGGGATTTCAGCATAGAACAAACTTGACTCCCTATCAGCTTGTGTCTTTAGAAATTTTCTTCCATAAAAAATGCTATCAAATTTGTCACAATAAAGATCATAAGAATGAATATAAACTCTAAAACGAGTTAAAGTGTAGATCATTTTCCAGaataaacaaattgaaattaatttcTCAAGTCATGTCATTAGTAAGTTAGGACTAATAGGTGCGCGAAGAAACTGagaaataatttgataaattCCCAGAGAAAAAGTCTTTGCTGAGGAACCCGAATGATGTTGGCAAAAAAATGCATGTAAACGACGAGAGCGGTGCCGTGAGCTGCAATGGCAACGAAGCCGACGGTGGCATGAGAAAAAGTTTTTGCTGGAGGAActggattcttcttcttctttgtccaGATGGAGAGGAGAACGATAGAGAACGACATTGTGACTGTTGGTGCGTGCTGCTACTGCATGTAGACCGACGGAGAGGGAGCGCGACTACGAAGAAGGGAGAGGGTGAGGATAGGTTGCTGTTGTCCGGGTAGGAGATTAGGGGTGATGTTACTCTTTATTGGTAGACTGATATAAAATGATGAAGAATAATTTTTTAGATTTATTCTTCTTTTTGGTATGAATTGGGTAACAGAGATTAGATTAGGGTTCATGAGAAACGAAATAATTTTTTagtatatatgattaatgaaatgtattttggttttgatttttaaattaatgatttaaaattttaaaactaaaataatttaaattttgactAAATTAAAANNNNNNNNNNNNNNNNNNNNNNNNNttcaaaaaaaaattaattacaaatgTGAAAAATACAATCcacatttaatgttttaatttgtCCATAATTTTATTGTACCTGTAtgtatgaatttatcatcgtaccgaAATAAAcactataaaatattataaaataaaagaagaaactcCTACATGTTCTATCATTTGAGTTAGGGTTAAGTACTGTTTTCGTCCCTAAAATCtgaggtcaaaatcaaaatcgtccccgacctttttttgttattaaaaccatcctcaacattacaaaacgttataaaatcgtcatttttctactttaattttattttttaccaaattacccttaattaataattaatataaataataaaattaatattaaaaactaaaaacaaacccTCCCCCTCCACCTGCACCCCCAGTCCATtctcttccctttcttttctCTCCCATCCAAGTAGAAAATCTACAAGCATAAAACCTCACAACAAACTCAGATTATGCAATACAAACATAAATTCCAGTTCAcacagaagaagaagatgaagaagacgcagaagaaaaattaaatttctgTTTCATAGTCCAACCACAGCAACAACAAGTAAAATCAACAAAATGACAGTTCAAACAACAATTCAGCAATCCTCATTGTCAAGTTATAGTTACAAACATGCGGTGTCACAAtttcaaaaacaacaacaaaattcatGCCAAACTTCAAACCAGATTTGAACAAAACCGCATCAGAGATATCTTCTTCCAGGAATAAGTTCAACCGATTTGAACACACAAGCAACTCGAATTTCAATTCTGCAATCAGATTTCTTGATTCAGGGACCAATTTACCTGTATGCCGAAACGTAACCTTTGGATGCCGGTGGTCATCCGTGGCGGGGAACAAATCCGATCGAGAACGAAGCAGCGGCAGATCAGACAACAAGTAGCGGCGCGAAGGACGGCACCTCCGTGAAGGGAGGGCAGATGCTCGTGACGCCCTGGGTTGACGGAGTGGCAGAAGCGACTTGCACCAGAGATCCTCGAAGGTGTGGCGGAGGGTTCCGGCGCGTTTCTCCGATCTTGGCAAGACCAGTTCCACTCCTTGCGGCGGTCTTTCCTTGGGATCTCGAAGAGGAGGATCGAACGACGAAGAAGCAGGTGGCGGTAGCGTTTCCAGGGAATTGCGATGGAGCACGAGATAGCGATGGGTTGCTGCAGCTAGCAGTGGATTCAGCAACAGACGGTGCGAACGGAACTGAGGGAAGGTGGAGAAGGAGCCAGCGGAGCCAGACGGTGGTAGAAGGTNNNNNNNNNNNNNNNNNNNNNNNNNNNNNNNNNNNNNNNNNNNNNNNNNNNNNNNNNNNNNNNNNNNNNNNNNNNNNNNNNNNNNNNNNNNNNNNNNNNNNNNNNNNNNNNNNNNNNNNNNNNNNNNNNNNNTCCCCCATCCAAGCAGAAAATCTACAAGCAAAAAACCTCACAACAAACTCAGATTATGCAATACAAACAGAAATTTCAGTTCAcacagaagaagaagatgaagaagacgtAGAAGAAGAATCAGATTTCTGTTTCCTAGTCCAACCACAGCAGCAACAAGCAAAATCAACAGAAATGGTAGTTCAAACAACAATTCAGCAATCCTCATTGTCAAGTTATAATTACAAATATGCGGTGCCacaatttcaacaacaacaacaaaattcatGCCAAACTTCAAAAATCATGGATGTAGAAAAAGAAGAACTCGATGCAAACTCAGATTCAACAAACAATTCCACAACAAATTTGCAGAATGTATCAACAATTTTAGATCCAGATTTTCAATTTCATATCCAAACAAAACCGCATCAGAGATATCTTCTTCCAAGAACAAGTTCAACCGATTTGAACACACAAGCAACCCGAATTTTAATTCTGCAATCAAAGTTCCTGATTCAGGGACCAGCTTACATGTATGCCGAAACGCAACCTTTGGATGCCGGTGGTCGTCCGTGGCGGGAAACAAATCCGGTCAAGAACAAAGCAGCGGCAAATCTGATAACAGGTAGCGGCGCCGAGGACGGCACCTCCGTGAAGGGGGAGCAGATGCTCGCGATGCCCTGGGTTGATGGAGTGGCAGCAGCGACCGGCACCGGAGATCCTCGAAGGTGTAGTGGAGGGTTCCGGCGCGTTTCTCCGATCTTGGTAAGACCAGCTTCACTCTTTGCGGCAGTCTTCCCTTGGAATCTCGAAGAGGAGGATCGAACGACGAAGAAGTAGGTGGCGGTGACATTTCTAGGAAATTGCGATGGAGCACGAGACATCGACGGGTTCCTGCAGCTACCAGTGGATTCTGCAACGGACGGTGCGAACGGAACTGAGGGAAGGTGGGGAAGGAGCCACTGGAGTCAGACGGTGGTAAGGGAAGAGAAGGGAGTGGGGGTGCAGGTGGAGGGGGGAAgggtttgtttttagtttttaatattatttttattatttatattaattgttaattaagggtaatttggtaaaaaaataaaattaaagtagaaaaggacgattttataacattttgtaacattgaggatgattttaataacaaaaaaaggtcggcgACGATTTTGATTTTTGCCTCAGACCTTAGGACGAAAACAGTACTTAACCCTTTTGAGTTATTAACTTATTATCTCCTACATATAAATCTTTCTTTTTGAGTCTCGAAAAAACAAGAAGAACCCAAGTCATATGGTGAGGAAGCAATTAAGGATCCTTATTGGCAAAGTGCTATTAATGATGAATTATGTGCTCTAAAGAGGAATAAGATTTGGTTACTTACCACCTGACCACCTGGAAGGATATTTAGTCTCAATCTCAAGATTAATGGCACTACTGAGTGAAACAAAGCTAGGTTGGTTCGCTCAAACAGCCGAGCTAAATTACTTTTGAGACATTCAGTCCAGTTGTGAAAATGACAACACTGAAGATTGTCTATCTTGGCAGCAACTGTTATGTAGAATTGGTCTATTCACCATCTGGATTTTAACACTGCCTTCTTAGGTAGAGATCTATCAGGATTCAGGAGCTATGTTCATCAAAGTCCCACAAGGATTAGAAGTCTTGAATCCAAGTCTGGTGTGTAGATCAAATAGGTCACTCTATATATGGCCTCAAACGAGTCAGTAAACAGTAAAATACTATATTGAGATCTGTTTTAGTATCAATATACAGTGCAACTATCAAGATTTTCAGGAACAACTCTTGCATCAACTTCTGATTATCAAAGATTGATAGGAAAGTTACTTTATATACTTCACCAACACTAGACCAAAAATTAGCTATGCAGTACTGAAGTTAAGCCAATTTTTGGACTCTGCAATTGATGAACACTTTCAAGCAGAATTGGTGGTATTGTGATATCTAAAAGGTGAGTCAGCTTTGCAATCGTTTAGGAGGTAGATTTCAGGATAATGCTTCTTAGGGACTTCAATTGTGACTTGAAAGAGTAAAAGGTGGAATTGATGGATTATACATGGTCCCAACGTGAAAGGTGGTGTGGCTTGAGCTAATTGGCAAAGGAACTTATTTACTTGTTTTAACTAAGTTTGTTTGTTAAGTTAATTATTATTAGGATTCATTGTAACTAATTTATTGTATATTAGTTTGGAGCATCTATGAAAGTGTGATTCATCATTATCATTCAATGAAGTAAACCTAGATGTACATCAATACATAGTTCAAACCTCAAGTAATTGAGATAATATTAATCTAACTTGTAGATCATATATTAGATATGTTATTGTATACAAAAGAAAGGGACTACTCTAACAAATGAAATAATTTTAGTGCGTAGTAATTGATTCTGGAGTACATTATTCAGGCATTATAATTATTTTACACCTATGTTATTtgatgaaaattattttaaaaaatgtctGCTGTGAGTTTTGTTGAATAAGCTTGCCAAGGAACACttgtttaaaaaatttattcaagCGCGGATCAATGTCTAAATCGGACTACCACATGTAATTTCATTTAAAGCTCGTCCAGAACAAGCGGACagtcaatgagttatagctcaaacgACATAATCTCTTCATCCTCACCTATAGATGTTGTCGGATACCAAAGTCTTCCCTCTCAAACATGTGCCAAAACAATTATACCAACTCAAGTAAATCTTGAAATGGAAAACAAGGTTTTATGCCAACATATAGCTAGTAACCAGCATGATGAAAATCGATAATCGCACACTTGAAACCTTTTTTAAAAGTGAATAGTTTTTCTTTGAAGTCTTCAATAGCCTTCAATTCTCTTTGCCAACCATAATACGAGAAGCTCATCCTCTTTAGTACTAAAGCATTTTCCACAATAAATTTAGCCAAACAAAGCTCATGCTCACTTCCATGAATTCTTCCAAATTTCACCACTTCTAGGGTGGACACCAAGCATTTGGGCACGGCAGCagaattcaatatctctttcTCAAACATAGATATTCCCTGATTAATTAACAATGatcaatcattttttttttaatcatttcaAATATCTAGCTAAAAATAGCACAATGCATATCGTAAATTGGAAAgggttagaaaaataaaaaataaaaattctggtTAAATGAAATCTGAAATATTGGTAGCTCGAAATAAGGGGCacactaataaataaataaataaataatgatatATTCTTCTAATAATTATATTGTAATTTTTTAATACGAAAtatttaagtattttttatttttttaataaattaaatacaaattaatattatttttttgtttaaagtTAAGAGATGATTCAAATATTTAAAAGTATGTAATATTACTTTTTAGTTTTAAATCTTACACCTTAAATTATAAATACTAACCTTTAAAATTAGCTAATATTGACTAACCTAATCTtccatacttttttttttaattataaaaaaatttatttttgtaattaaattcaataaaatttctttttttatgtttctcttccttctcctctttcAACAACAAATATTTCTCAATCCTTAAGTTTAAGTTATTGAATCAACTTAATTAGTTTGAGTTAGTTATCAAAATACTTTGTCACTTAGTATTACCATTGTTATAATACACTTATAATCATTGCAATAACAATCCCttactaacagcatttctgctaatttctgccaactcttatttataattgtgtttaatgGGAGTGtttttgtggatgtgtctaataaaaatgttggttgtatttaatagaagtgtctttatagatatatatattttttagatgtatttctttatataaatatttaaaatataataattaattattgttagcaataaattgaaaaataatatgttggtaccctatacttttccttacaATAAATGGTGACTTATAAACCTCTTGTGATCACTAACCTTAAATTCAAGGGTCCTGATAACTGGGGACATCTGAAGTAAGCCTAACAGAGTTTCACCATTAACCAAGTCAAGCTCAAGATGGGTCAACATTTTCATCCATGGCAAAGTAGTCAAAGAAACTTTGCATTCTGCCAGAACCTGCATAACTTCAAATGAAACTTCTTTGCAAATATAAAAGATTTTTGTACAAATATATAGATATAGCAAATGTTTCGCATGTGTCCAAAAATCTTGAATTATACAATATATCTATTATCAATAACAAAGGATATATGAGAGAAAttttgtatataatttttttttaaatgttcttTATTATATATAACTTATAATAAATATGTTAATTTCGAGAATTAAACTcatttaacttttttattttagtataacAATTATTATTCACGTCTAATTTATAAACAAGTGAATTAATAAAGTAGTATCTATTAGCAAACTAGGATTATAAAAAAACATTTTAAGTGTATCGGAGAGTACCATCAATACTCCCGTACACTTGAAATGTTCCCAGGATTAtaagttatttatatatatacgtgtattattgaaaaaaaaaaaaactaagttaACAATTCTAACggttattatataaaaaaaaataataataaaattgttACCTGTGTGCCCACAAGGTTGAGGCATTTTACTTGAGTGAATTGTTTAAAAAGTTTAGAAATACGAATCTGTGTTTCTTGTAGAGTCACATTTTGAGGTCTCCGTAAAATGATATTTGCAGTAGCACCTTGGGCTGATGATGGATCACCAAAAACAAGATCTTCTAACATATAACCACGCCATGTGAATTCGGTTAGACGCGAAGAACAAATCTTGATCATAGCAGCAAAATTATTAAGCGACTCCTCGCCAGATACAgctctgctgctgctgctgtgtTTAACGGAAAACCTTTCAAGCAAAGGTACTTCGAAAGTCACACATTTTACCCTTAGCCAGTAGCAATTTTTTGTCTTCAGCTCTTTGAGCACAGGGCAACTAAGTCTCACATCTTTCAAGTGATAAGTAAATATAATTCCAGACAGGTCCAAGAATTTTAGGTTGCTGAAACGGAAATGACCATATGACGGCGTCGGAATTCGAATAGCACAACGACTCATTTTCAAGACCAATTCTTCGATATAATGTTCGTTTTTCATAAAGAGACAATGAGAAGAAAGAGCTGATAAGTTAAGATCATGATCTAAACGAAGATCAAGTTTCTTGACACGTCTACTCAAGATATTTGCCATCCATGTGTTCACAACGGATGGGTCGTATTTGTTGGAAATAGCAAGAATCAAACTCTGGACACTTGAACTTTCAATGAGGAGGAGAGATCTGTTCATGAAGTCTATAAAGTGTTGTTTTCCTGTCTTCTTCTTGCCGTGATAGAAAATGTGCTCATCCAATTCTAGCTTGGTGACACATGTCCAGCGGCCTATCCATGTCTTGGATAACACGCTTGTACGGACAGCGTCTCTGATGGGGAGACAAGAGAGTATTTGGCTTATGATTTGTTCGGGTAGGTTGCTCATTATGTCTTTGCCTTCGTCTGACTTTTGCCTTTTGCGATCCATGTGTTTGTATCAAGTCCGATCCGGTCCCTACAAATACATACTTTGTAACATTAGATACtaataagtaataatatatataaatctaTGTGGTAGCAAGT
The DNA window shown above is from Arachis ipaensis cultivar K30076 chromosome B08, Araip1.1, whole genome shotgun sequence and carries:
- the LOC107610988 gene encoding F-box/LRR-repeat protein At4g14103-like; protein product: MDRKRQKSDEGKDIMSNLPEQIISQILSCLPIRDAVRTSVLSKTWIGRWTCVTKLELDEHIFYHGKKKTGKQHFIDFMNRSLLLIESSSVQSLILAISNKYDPSVVNTWMANILSRRVKKLDLRLDHDLNLSALSSHCLFMKNEHYIEELVLKMSRCAIRIPTPSYGHFRFSNLKFLDLSGIIFTYHLKDVRLSCPVLKELKTKNCYWLRVKCVTFEVPLLERFSVKHSSSSRAVSGEESLNNFAAMIKICSSRLTEFTWRGYMLEDLVFGDPSSAQGATANIILRRPQNVTLQETQIRISKLFKQFTQVKCLNLVGTQVLAECKVSLTTLPWMKMLTHLELDLVNGETLLGLLQMSPVIRTLEFKGISMFEKEILNSAAVPKCLVSTLEVVKFGRIHGSEHELCLAKFIVENALVLKRMSFSYYGWQRELKAIEDFKEKLFTFKKGFKCAIIDFHHAGY